In the genome of Deinococcus sp. YIM 77859, one region contains:
- a CDS encoding glycerol-3-phosphate dehydrogenase/oxidase: MPQDPRFAVLAAATAPEPWDVLVIGGGASGLGTAVEAATRGHRTLLLEGHDYAKGTSSRSTKLVHGGVRYLAQGNISLVREALHERGLLRKNAPHLVRDLGFVVPAYDWWAGPFYGVGLKLYDILAGKLNLGSSKYLDKEAALARTPTLRAEGLRGGILYFDGQFDDARLAITLLRTLEDHGGVALNYAPVVGLLQEGGRVVGARFRDLETGQEHAVRARAVVNATGVWVDDIRRMEQPNAEPLLSPSQGVHVVVDKRFLPGDSAIMIPRTDDGRVMFAVPWHDRVVIGTTDTPVPEASFEPRALEEEISFILNTAGRYLNPAPTRADVRSVYVGLRPLVRGENTDGAGSTAALSRDHVIRVSAGGLITLTGGKWTTYRRMGEDTINRAEQLAGLPQRLTVTPGLHLHGWSVEPREDHWKVYGSDAERVQALPGATTRLHPDLPYSEAELRWGIRHESARTVEDLLARRTRALLLNARASQEAAPRAAAILAEELGRDAAWAQAQAQAYQELARGYQL; encoded by the coding sequence ATGCCGCAAGATCCCCGTTTTGCCGTCCTCGCTGCCGCCACTGCCCCGGAGCCCTGGGATGTTCTCGTGATCGGAGGCGGAGCGTCGGGGCTGGGAACGGCGGTGGAGGCCGCGACCCGCGGGCACCGCACCCTGCTGCTCGAAGGGCACGACTATGCCAAGGGCACGAGCAGCCGCTCTACCAAACTCGTTCATGGGGGCGTACGTTACCTCGCGCAGGGCAACATTTCCCTGGTGCGTGAGGCGCTGCACGAACGCGGCCTGCTGCGGAAAAATGCTCCGCACCTCGTCCGTGACCTGGGCTTTGTGGTACCCGCCTACGACTGGTGGGCCGGGCCCTTCTACGGGGTCGGCCTGAAGCTGTACGACATCCTGGCAGGAAAACTCAACCTGGGCAGCAGCAAGTACCTCGACAAGGAAGCGGCCCTGGCCCGTACGCCCACCCTGCGGGCGGAAGGGCTCAGGGGCGGCATTCTGTACTTCGACGGGCAGTTCGACGACGCCCGGCTGGCGATCACGCTCCTGCGGACGCTGGAAGACCACGGCGGTGTAGCGCTGAACTACGCGCCCGTGGTGGGCCTGCTGCAGGAGGGCGGCAGGGTGGTCGGTGCGCGCTTCCGTGACCTGGAGACGGGACAGGAACACGCCGTCCGCGCCCGCGCCGTGGTGAATGCCACCGGCGTGTGGGTGGACGACATCCGCCGCATGGAGCAGCCGAACGCGGAGCCCCTGCTCTCCCCGAGTCAGGGCGTGCACGTCGTGGTCGACAAGCGCTTTCTGCCGGGAGACAGCGCGATCATGATTCCCCGCACGGACGACGGCCGAGTGATGTTTGCCGTGCCCTGGCATGACCGTGTGGTGATCGGCACGACCGACACACCCGTTCCCGAGGCCAGCTTCGAGCCGCGCGCCCTTGAAGAGGAGATCTCTTTCATCCTGAATACGGCCGGGCGCTACCTGAACCCTGCCCCCACCCGTGCCGACGTTCGGAGCGTGTACGTTGGCCTGCGTCCCCTGGTCAGGGGCGAGAACACCGACGGCGCCGGCTCCACGGCGGCCCTCTCCCGCGATCACGTCATTCGCGTCTCAGCCGGTGGCCTGATCACCCTGACGGGGGGCAAGTGGACCACCTACCGCCGCATGGGTGAAGACACCATCAACCGCGCCGAACAGCTCGCGGGCCTGCCGCAGCGCCTCACCGTCACCCCTGGCCTGCACCTGCACGGCTGGTCCGTAGAACCCCGCGAGGACCACTGGAAGGTCTACGGCAGCGACGCCGAGCGGGTTCAGGCCCTGCCGGGCGCGACCACCCGCCTGCACCCTGACCTGCCCTACAGCGAGGCGGAACTGCGCTGGGGGATTCGCCATGAGAGCGCCCGCACCGTCGAGGACCTGCTCGCCCGGCGAACCCGCGCCCTGCTCCTGAACGCCCGCGCGAGTCAAGAGGCCGCCCCCCGCGCCGCGGCCATCCTCGCCGAGGAACTCGGCCGGGACGCAGCATGGGCGCAGGCGCAAGCGCAGGCGTATCAGGAATTGGCGCGAGGGTATCAGCTCTGA
- the glpK gene encoding glycerol kinase GlpK: protein MPQFILALDQGTTSSRAIVFDQGGNIRSVAQKEFKQHFPRPGWVEHDALEIWSTQSGVAQEAITRAGLRAGDIAAIGITNQRETTLLWDRQTGQPIAPAIVWQDRRTAAWCDHLRAQGLEATFQEKTGLIIDAYFSGTKVRWLLDHVPGARERAERGELAFGTIDSWLVYNLTGGALHITDATNASRTLLYNIHTGDWDDELLSLLEVPRAVLPQVRSSSEVYGETAEGLFGSRIPIAGIAGDQQAATFGQACLERGMAKNTYGTGCFMLMNTAEEAVPSHNKLLTTVAWQLDGQRTYALEGSVFVAGAVVQWLRDGLKIIRSSSEVEALASSVASTEGVFLVPAFVGLGAPYWDSYARGTLVGLTRGTTHAHIARAALESVAYQSAELLQAMQQDSGAPLRELRVDGGASNNNLMMQFQADILGVPVVRPRITETTALGAAYLAGLAVGYWQGTADIAQQWQVDRVFEPQMQADEREWRMSRWRRAVERSRAWEETEPAEA from the coding sequence ATGCCCCAGTTCATCCTTGCCCTCGACCAGGGCACCACCAGCAGCCGCGCCATCGTCTTTGACCAGGGCGGCAACATCCGCTCCGTCGCCCAAAAGGAATTCAAGCAGCACTTCCCCCGACCGGGCTGGGTCGAGCACGACGCCCTGGAGATCTGGAGCACGCAAAGCGGCGTCGCCCAGGAGGCGATCACGCGGGCCGGGCTGCGCGCCGGAGACATCGCCGCGATCGGCATCACCAACCAGCGGGAGACCACCCTGCTCTGGGATCGCCAGACCGGACAGCCCATCGCCCCCGCGATCGTCTGGCAAGACCGCCGCACCGCCGCCTGGTGCGATCACCTGCGGGCGCAGGGGCTGGAGGCGACCTTCCAGGAGAAGACGGGCCTCATCATCGACGCGTACTTCAGCGGCACCAAGGTGCGCTGGCTCCTCGACCATGTCCCCGGCGCACGCGAGCGGGCCGAGCGGGGCGAACTCGCCTTTGGGACCATCGATTCCTGGTTGGTCTACAACCTGACGGGCGGGGCCCTCCACATCACCGACGCGACCAACGCCAGCCGCACCCTGCTCTACAACATCCACACCGGTGACTGGGACGACGAGCTGCTCTCGCTGCTGGAGGTGCCGCGCGCCGTCCTGCCCCAGGTGCGCAGCAGCAGCGAGGTGTACGGCGAGACGGCCGAGGGCCTTTTCGGCAGCCGCATTCCCATCGCGGGCATCGCCGGAGACCAGCAGGCGGCCACCTTCGGGCAAGCCTGCCTGGAGCGGGGCATGGCCAAAAACACCTACGGCACCGGCTGCTTCATGCTGATGAATACGGCCGAAGAAGCGGTGCCCAGCCACAACAAGCTGCTTACGACGGTGGCCTGGCAGCTCGACGGGCAGCGGACCTACGCGCTGGAGGGCAGCGTGTTCGTCGCGGGGGCGGTCGTGCAGTGGCTGCGCGACGGCCTGAAGATCATCCGCTCGAGCAGCGAGGTGGAGGCGCTCGCGAGCAGCGTGGCGTCTACCGAAGGCGTGTTTCTGGTGCCCGCCTTTGTGGGCCTGGGGGCGCCGTACTGGGACAGCTACGCACGCGGAACACTGGTGGGCCTCACACGCGGCACGACCCATGCGCACATCGCCCGCGCAGCGCTGGAATCGGTCGCGTACCAGTCGGCGGAACTGCTTCAGGCCATGCAGCAAGACAGCGGCGCTCCCCTCCGGGAACTGCGGGTGGACGGCGGGGCGAGCAACAACAACCTGATGATGCAGTTCCAGGCGGACATCCTGGGCGTACCGGTGGTGCGGCCCCGCATCACTGAGACGACCGCCCTGGGCGCCGCCTACCTGGCAGGCCTGGCCGTGGGCTACTGGCAGGGAACCGCGGATATCGCCCAGCAGTGGCAGGTGGACCGCGTCTTTGAACCCCAGATGCAGGCTGACGAGCGCGAGTGGCGCATGAGCCGCTGGCGCCGGGCCGTGGAGCGCAGCCGCGCCTGGGAGGAGACGGAACCGGCCGAGGCCTAA
- a CDS encoding VOC family protein, whose amino-acid sequence MPSPILDLAGITLEVNHLPRARRFYEQVLGLDLLDHDEARQTARFRINGAQTLTLWKPVTRQANDSRLAPLRARGASHLHYAWQIRPEDLARSKAILDEHGLSWTEIDLGTPERPDPTVYFFDPFGHGLELRGVDLEDARQPAYPPVLVERPPHALPVMGLREVALAFGDYAAMKARLPRAYGFAYAKEQEDRDFAQFTLGPHPEPDGNGTPRRWLYAWDPQVGLADMFGGDHALVQFYANVEEVLARVRTEGLPHVLEGGRLAVRDPEGHVFEFLPPR is encoded by the coding sequence ATGCCTTCTCCCATCCTTGACCTCGCCGGGATCACGCTCGAAGTGAACCACCTGCCGCGGGCCCGCCGCTTTTACGAACAGGTGCTGGGCCTGGACCTGCTGGACCACGACGAGGCTCGCCAGACCGCCCGCTTTCGGATCAACGGGGCGCAGACCCTCACCCTTTGGAAGCCTGTGACCCGGCAGGCCAATGATTCCCGCCTCGCGCCCTTGCGTGCCCGCGGCGCCTCGCACCTGCACTACGCCTGGCAGATTCGCCCCGAGGACCTGGCACGCAGCAAGGCCATCCTCGACGAGCACGGCCTCTCCTGGACCGAGATCGACCTGGGAACCCCCGAGCGGCCTGATCCCACGGTGTACTTCTTCGACCCCTTCGGGCACGGTCTGGAGCTGCGCGGCGTGGATCTGGAGGACGCGCGGCAACCCGCCTACCCACCTGTTCTGGTTGAGCGTCCCCCCCACGCCCTTCCCGTGATGGGCCTGCGTGAGGTGGCGCTCGCCTTTGGGGACTACGCCGCCATGAAAGCCCGGCTGCCCCGCGCCTACGGCTTCGCCTACGCCAAGGAACAGGAGGACCGCGACTTCGCGCAGTTTACCCTGGGGCCACACCCCGAGCCGGACGGGAACGGCACTCCCCGCCGCTGGCTGTACGCCTGGGACCCGCAGGTCGGCCTGGCGGACATGTTCGGGGGAGATCACGCGCTCGTGCAGTTCTACGCGAACGTGGAAGAGGTGCTGGCAAGGGTGCGGACCGAGGGGCTGCCCCACGTGCTGGAGGGGGGGCGGCTGGCCGTGCGGGACCCCGAGGGGCATGTCTTCGAGTTCCTGCCGCCCCGCTGA
- a CDS encoding tryptophan 2,3-dioxygenase: MTEHHAPDHDAPERAQLDFTRRLSYGDYLQLDTLLSAHRPITPAHDEHLFLTVHHVSELWLDLIVRELRAAMRLLAAGVTDAPLKGLTRVVRAQEQLTAAWAVLKTMTPADYLQFRGAFGEASGFQSANYRMVEILLGNRNPTLLRPHAHRPDLHGALQDALHAPSVYDLTLRLLAARGLPIPPEVLERDFTEPPAENPAVLEAWLTVYRDTERYWDLYELAEKLLDVEDNFRAWRFHHLTTVERTIGFKPGTGGTSGAGYLRRALSVVLFPELWQVRTSL, translated from the coding sequence ATGACCGAACACCACGCTCCAGACCACGACGCCCCGGAGCGGGCACAGCTGGATTTTACGCGGCGGCTGAGTTACGGCGACTATCTGCAACTCGATACCCTGCTCAGCGCGCACCGGCCCATCACACCGGCCCATGACGAACACCTCTTTCTGACGGTGCATCACGTGTCCGAGCTGTGGCTGGACCTGATCGTCCGGGAGCTGCGGGCGGCGATGAGGCTCCTCGCTGCAGGCGTGACGGACGCGCCCCTCAAGGGGCTGACGCGCGTGGTGCGCGCCCAAGAGCAGCTCACGGCGGCCTGGGCCGTCCTAAAGACGATGACGCCCGCCGATTATCTGCAATTTCGGGGCGCCTTCGGGGAGGCGTCCGGCTTCCAATCCGCGAATTACCGCATGGTCGAGATCCTGCTGGGGAACCGCAATCCCACGCTGCTGCGCCCGCACGCGCACCGCCCGGACCTGCACGGTGCCCTCCAAGACGCGCTCCATGCCCCCAGCGTCTACGACCTCACGCTGCGACTTCTCGCGGCGCGGGGCCTCCCCATCCCGCCGGAGGTCCTGGAACGCGACTTCACCGAGCCGCCCGCCGAGAACCCCGCCGTCCTCGAAGCCTGGCTGACCGTCTACCGCGACACCGAACGCTACTGGGATCTCTATGAGCTCGCGGAAAAGCTGCTGGACGTGGAGGATAATTTCCGGGCCTGGCGTTTTCACCACCTCACCACGGTAGAACGCACCATCGGCTTCAAGCCGGGAACCGGCGGCACCAGCGGCGCGGGGTACCTGCGCCGGGCGCTGAGCGTGGTGCTGTTTCCAGAACTCTGGCAGGTGCGAACGTCACTCTGA